The Sandaracinus amylolyticus genomic interval AATCGCGAGACTGCCGTGTTACCAGCGAGTTACCATCAAACTGGCAATTGTCATGGGAGTCGCCTTTCGACGACCATTTCAATACTTTTGGTCATCGAGAACCCGTCCTCGGCACCAGCAGAATCTGGCGCTCATGACTGTGAATCGGAGGTCGCGTACCCACGCTACGGGGGGTCACGTCATCATCGGGGTCGTTTAGGACGCAAATACTCGACATCACATGACGTCGTATTGACGGCACTGACGTCGTATTGACGGCACGACGCTCTTGCGCGCCGGTCTTCAGAGAACTCAACCGCAGGCTCTCCGCGTCCTGACGACGCTGGATCTCAGTCCATGTGGCTCGAGCGGAAAGCGTCGCGTAGACCGCTCTCTTGAAACCGTTCGGAAACGGTCTTTCGTCGCGCTCCAAGTCGAGTCGACTCTAATCAGCCAGTTCAACCCGGCATCCGTCACGGGCTATCCCGTTGAGAGCGTTCGACCGAAGCGCTAGTTGCAAACTCAGAATATTGAAGAATGGCGAGAACGCCGGCAGCCTCGGGCCGGGGTGTGGTTGCCAGCGTGACGACCTCACTCGCATCACAGGTTCGCTCGAGCAGCGGGTCAGTGATGTGAGACGATGCGCAGATGCTGACGCTCGGGATCGACCTCGGCGCACAAGCGAACGAGACCTACGGTTGCGCGATCGACTGGTCCGGGGGAGCCTGTCGGGTTGCGGCGCTGCACCCGAAACTCGACGACGAGCGTCTCGTGAAGCTCGTCACCGATGACGCGTTCGCCGCGATCGGCGTCGACGTGCCGTTCGGCTGGCCCGTTGCGTTCGTAGAGCTCCTCACGGCCCGGGGGTCCGCGCAATCGTGGAGCGTCGACGCCGCGAGGCTTCGGCTTCGAGACACCGATCGCCACTGCAAGCGCCTGACGGGCAAGGACCCGCTCTCGGTCTCGTCCGATCGGATCGCCGCGCCGGCGATGCGGTGGCGGCTGCTCGCGACACGCGTCGCGTCGGCATCCGCCCGGCTCCATGAGGTCTACCCGGGCAGCGCGCTCGCGGTCTGGAGCTTGGAACACAAGGCGTACAAGAACGCCGACCAGCGGGACGCGCGAATCCGCATCCTCTCGGCGCTGCGCGCGAAGCTCTCACTCTGCGTCGTGGACGCCGATGCCGAGTGCCTCGCGACGTGTGCCGACGCCCTCGACGCGCTCGTCGCGAGCCTCATCGCGCGCGCAGTGGCGCTCGGGCGCGTGCACCCGATCCCGCCGGACCTCGAAGCGGCGGCAGCATGCGAGGGTTGGATCCAGATCCCCACTTGCAACGTCGCAGAGCTGCGCTGCTAGCACGCAGTCGCCGTAAGTCTCGCGGTCAGTTCCGCTGCGACGGGCGCTCGCGCGTGCGCGGCGTTCTGTCGCGCTTGGAGATCACGGCTCCATCGCGCTATCGATCGGGCTCGAATGAGCGACCTCTCCGACGCACTCGAGCAACTCGATCGCTTGCATCAGTTCTTCGCAGATCGCGGTGATGCTGACGTTTATGCGGAGCTGTACCGCTTCGTCGCGGCGCTCGAGGCCGACGCGAGAACCAGCTCCGTCTTCGCGGAGCTCGTCGAGGAATGCGTCGAACGTCTCCGCGCCGCTCAAGCTCAGGACGAAGCCATCGCCCGGGAGGTCGTCGAGCTTCGAAGGGAGATTGTGCTCGAATTGCCGCAGCTCGAGGACAAGCCGCAAGACGTCGCAAGCGGCCCGGACGTCGACCCGTTTCCACGGCAGTGGTCGCTGGCACGCTTCGACGAGTTGGCCGCGGGAACGAGCTCCATCCGGTTCTCTCTCCTCGCACGCGACATCGACGACGGCTCGCTCGCGACGAAACTCATTCGAATCCTCGAGAGCCGGCTCCGTCGGATGGGCGAGGACGAGTTGTTCCCAAACGAACCGGGAGCAGCAACACCTTCGAGCGAGTTCATCCGAAGTGTCTCCAGGATCAAGCGCCGCCACCAGCACTTCGTGCGCGATTGGCTGCTCTACACGCGGACCGACGGATGCGCTTCCGCGCTGCGGATCCTCGGCATTGCTCGTGACGTCAACCCGAAACCGCGAGCATTGAGCACTGACCTCGCCCTGTTCGCGCTTCTCGAGGAAGCGTGGGTGGAGGTGGCCTATCCGTTCCGCAACCTGCGCGCGAATACGTTTGGCGAGCGAGTCGAGATGGCGAACACGCCACGCGACGCCGAGCTCGTCGCGATGATTCGCACCGAGGCCCGACGCGCATACGAGGAAACTCGCCGACGCCTGCTCTCGATGCGATCCCACCGCGCGCTCGTGCTCCGGTTCGCGCAGTGGGTTCAGCTCTACGGACGCAACGAGCTGTACGACCTCGCCAAGAATACGCCCGGCAAAGTCGAGGACGTGCTCACACAGCAGCTCGCGCGCTTTCTGTTCGAGCGCGGGCTTAACCCACTCACGAAAGCCAACGTCGGCCCGTCGCAGCCGGACCTGCTGGATCCGACCACGCGATGGAGCTTCTACGTCGAAGCGAAGCAGTACAATGAGGCGGGCAGGAGTGTCGTGAAGAAGGCGGTCAGACAGATCGCCGACACGCTGCTCCCGTTGCGCGCGCTGCCGAACGGCATCCGGGAAGCATTCCTCGTCGTGTTTCGCGTGGGAGGCCCGCGGCTCGTGCTCCCGCCGGAGGTGCCCGTCGATGGTGTCCGCATCTGGCCGGTGCTGGTGGACATCGCGCCGAGTTCCGAAGCGAACTCGCACCAGAAGCACACGCCGATCGTGGTCTCGCTCGAGGAGCTGCTCGCGCACGACGAGCAATGAGATACCTTGATAGCTTTCCCACGCTCGTTGACGCGCGCGCAAGGATCCGAGCGACCCTGGTGGCCCAGTTGGGCGGGCGAGTTCTGGGCGCGCCTCGGGACGTGACGCGCCTACACGAGCAGTACGGGCAGCGCGATGCTCGAAAGCCGGTCGCGAAACTCCAGAAGTTTCTTCCGGCTCATCTGGCCCACTTGGTCGCGCTTGCGATAGAGCTTCCCTGTCGAGAGGCAGAGTTTCAGACCCGTGCCGCGCTCGTGTGCGTGAGGATTCGAAGGAAAGTAGTCAGCATCGTACCTGTGGATCTCCCACAACCGCCCGTCTTGTTTGACGACCTTCTCAAGCAGCAGGTCGGACTCCCCCGGCGGCACTCCAACTTCTTCGTCTTTGAGGTGCAGCGTTGCGAGGACGACGGGCGACGCAGGCCAGTCGTAGGCCGCAAGCTGCTCAGCGATCGTCGAGGCGTCCCCAACCGCGCCGACGAGATGGCGTTCTTCTCGTACGCTCAGATGGACGCAGAGTGCCTCGGCAACATCGCGGAACGTCGTGGGCACTCCGCGACTCCGCGACAAGATCTTTGCCGCTTCGTCAATGGCAGCAATGGTCTGGGCAATCGGGTCAATCGTCATGCGACAACGCTCCGGGAATTCATTCTGACTGATCTATCACCCCGACAACCGTCCGTTCGTTGGGACGCCAGACTGATTACGAAGGCGAGATCACCCGACTATGGAGCCTGACGATCCGTGCGGCGAGCCCACGCAGCGAAAGGACCCCGGCCTCCCCGCGCTGGAAGCGAGTCAACAAGCAATCACGCAGTAGTCGAGCCGTTCGACGGAACCCACAGTTCCGCCTGCTTCCGGCTGGGCGCGGACCACGCAACAGCGCTACAGCAATGCTCGCCGAAACCGTTTTCGGTAGGGCGGCCGCGCGTACAGGGCGTCCCGCCCATTGCCGGAGGACGATATGACCACCGAGGTTGACCTCGCGCGACACGTGGCGGGCAGGATCGTCGTCGTAACCACCGAAGAGCTCGCAGCCCTCCTAGAGTCAGCCGTTCGGCGCGCACTCGATTCTCTTGAGGGTAGGTCGGCAGCACTCGAGTGGCTCGACGCGGCGGCAGCTGCGGAGTTGCTCCGCGTGCACCCCCGCACGATTGGCAAGCTGGTGCGGCAGCAAGGGTTGCCAGCGCACCGCATCGGCAAGCTCTACCGCTTCGAGCGTCGCGAGCTGCTCGCATGGATCGAGAAGCACCGCGCTCCTACGCCGAAGCACCTGCGCGAGTTTCGCGCCGTGCGCTAGTATCGTGTACAAGTAACCGACAGCCATGAACGAGAGCAAGCCGCGTGGTCCCGGAGGACGCTCGCCGAGAGCCGATCGGGCGGCCGAAGTCCGTGTGACTGTACCCGCGACGCGAACCGAGCGCGATCGGTGGCGACACGCACATCGGGATCTCGGTTTAGCGATGGCGGAAACGGCGCGCGCAGCCTTCGAAAGCGTTGTGGCTCGAGCGGAGGCGAAGAGGAAGCGAGGCGACCGATGACGAGTGGCCAACGGCGAACGAGTGGACGCGGCTCTGTCTATCGACGGTCCGGCACCCGGGTTTTCTGGTGCAAGTACGCCGGACCCGATGGACGTCGCGTCCAGGAGTCGACGGAGACAAGCGATCGGCGCGCGGCGCTGAGTTACCTGGCAAGCCGCGTCCGCGAGGTGGTCGACGGCACGTGGGCCCCGAAGAACGGCGCCCAACTGCCGGCAACGCGCACGTTCGAGGACGATTGGAACGAGTGGCTCAAGGGGCGAGAGGACGTGAAGACGCTCGCCGACAACCGCTCCGCGGGCCGCGATCACATCCTGCCGGTGCTCGGGAACCTCGTCACGCGCGAAGTGACAACGGGCCAGATCGCCGATTTCCTTGCCGAGCTGCGGCGGAAAAAGAGCGCGAGGGGGACGCCACTCGCGAAGAACACGATCCGCAACATCAACGCGCTGGTCGTGACGTTCTTCGCGGACATGGAGCAGCACGGGAAGATCGCGCGCACGCCGTACGCCGGGCTCCGCAAGAGCCAAAAACCGAAGAAGGCGTCACGCCACGAGATCGTCGCGGCAAAGCGCGTGTTCTCGCATCAAGAGGTCTCGACGCTCCTCTTCGACGTTCGCGTCGCGCAGGACCGTCGCGTGCTTTACGCGCTCCAGTTCTTCACCGGGACGCGTTTCGGTGAGGCGGCTGGACTGCGCTGGCGCGACTACGACTCCGCGGCAGAGCCGCTCGGTGTGATTCGCATCACTCACCAGTACGAGGATCTGCCGCTCAAGGGGAAGCGTGCAGAGCCGGGCCCGCCGCGCACCGCGCCCGTGCACCCGCAGCTCGCGGCCATGCTCGCCGCGTGGAAGCACCAGGGATTTCCGATGCAGTTCGGGCGGCCGCCGCAGCCCGACGATTTCATCTGCCCCCAGAGCTCCGGCGAGTGCCGAAAGCTTCGAACGGTGGACAAGCAGCTCCTCGTCGATTGCGCCGCGGTGCGAGTTCCCTCGACGGGCCAGACGCATGCGTTCCGACGTGCGTTCAAGACCATCGCCGTCGCAAACGGCGCTCCCGAGGTCTGGATCGAGCGCATCATCCACAACGCTGCGGGTGGCGTCGCGGAAGGCTACCTGGCGGACGATTACCCGGCGATGTGCCGGGCGGTTCAGTGCATCCCGGTGACCGCGCCGAGCCCCGGCGACGTTGTGCCTCTGCGAGCGACCGCGGATGAACTGCCGATAGACCCCCCGGGGCAGCCCGGCGGCGGTTCGCGCCCGCGCCGTGGCTACAGTCGTGGCTACAGTCGCCGCTCCACGGCTCGGTTTGCTTTGAAAACGGATACTGGTGACGGGAGTCGAACCCGCGGCCTCTCGACTGAGAATCGAGCGATCCCATCCCGACGGGATCTCCACCAGCGTGAAGGTCGAACACGAAGCCGTGCGCGGAGAGCGGATGGGGGGAGTCGCACCCCCGAGGTCTCGGATGGCGCCCGAGATCCGGCGCTCGCCGGGTCACCCGCGAAGAACAAAGGGCCGACCAATCAAGTGCGACCGAGAGCCCTGTACTCTCGTGCGGCATTCGGCCCGGGATCGATCAGGGCGCGAAGCTGCCCCGCCCTTCTCCGTCTCTCGGAGGCCCAGGCGGGGCAGCTCTTCCCTCGCTCACGCGGTCTCGATCTCCATCCGCTGGATCACGTCGACCCAGCCTGCCCCCTCGCCCCGCGCCTGCGCGAAGGCGGCGATCACGTCGAACACGCGGTCGGAGAAACCTCCGACGTTGAGCACGTCGTCGCGATCGGGCGCCTGCGTGTGCGCGTAGGGCTGGAGATCGATGCAGACGAGCTTGGCGCGCGGGCAGCGCGCCTTGAGCTTCGCCCACTCGGTCATCGTCGCCGACGCACCGTGCCCAGAAGCAGAGCCGCGCGCGGACGCGTCGACCCAGGACTGGTTGTCGGAGACGTACACCACGAGATCCGCGTGCTCGCGCTTCTCGTTGAGATGCGCGAGGGGCAGCGACACCGAGGTGCCGCCGCCGCCGACCGCCGCGAGCTTCGTCGCGTTGGTCAGCACGGTGTCGCGCGGCTCGAGCACGACGTCGCGCAGGCGATCGTCGAACGGGAGCACGCGCGCGTGCGTCGCGGTGCGGAGGAACGACGCGGCGATCAACGCCGCCACGTCGACGCAGCGCACCGCGGTGGTCTGGCCCTCGCCGCGATCGCCGGTGACCGGCGACTGCATGGAGCCCGACACGTCGGGGAGCACCCACACGCGGCCCTCGACGCGCGGCACGTTCGCGATCGCCATCTCGAGCGCGTCGTGCAGCGCCTCGACCACCACGCGCGGCAGATCCGATCCGCGCGTCGCGACGTACGCGATGAGGAGCTGGTACGGGAACACGCGCGACTTCGCGATCGCCTCGCGATCGCGCAGGCGCTCGGCGATGAGCTCCGGCATGCCGGGCACGCCGAACACGCCGTGACGCGCGAACGTCGCGAGGTTCATGCGCGTCACCTGCCAACCCGCGTGCTTCGCGATCTCCACCCACTCGTTGGTGCCGAGCGGGAGCGACGTGAGCAGCTGGTACGGCACGTCGGGCACCTCGCCCGTCACGTCGGTCTTGTACTGCTCGAACGCGCGCACGAGCGGCGGCAGATCCTTCGCGTCGTAGGTGCGCCCGATCAAATACGCGTAGAGCGCGCGACGCGCCGGCGTGAGCGGCTTCGGGTGCACCATCTTCACGACGTCGGCGAGCGACGGGCGCTCACCGATCGACGCGCGGAAGAGCTCGTCGTCGTCCTGCGCGTCGAGCCAGCCACGCACCGCGCGCTTGGGGCGCGTCCCGAGCGATTTGCGCCCGATGCGGCCCGAGCGGACGATCTGCACGAACGTGCGGACCATGCGCGCGTTGTCGACGACGCGCGGGAACACCTTCGCGAAGAGCGTCGGATCGCGCAGCGACAGCACCGCGACGAGGAGCGCGGGCATGTCCTTCATGTGCGCCTCGCGACGCGCGTAGAGCGCGGTCTTCGCGAGGAACACGGGATCGACTTTCGTCGCGAGCGCGAGTGTCTGCTCGAGCTGGTTCTCGTCGGTCGCGTAGTACGTCGCGCCGAGGCATCCGGTCACCGCGAGCTGCGCGAGCGCGTGCTCCGCGGAGAACGCGTACGCGTTGCCGCCGGCCTCGTGGATCGTGTCGGTGCCCGGCAGGCGCGCGCCCGAGTACGTGCGGAAGAGCGTCGTGTTCACCATGGCTCATCACCTCACCTTCTTCTCCTCGCGCGACGATTCGCGCGCGTGACACGCCACCCTGGAGTTGCACCAGGTCCACCGGGTTTTGGAGGCCCTTCGGCTCTGCAGCCTGTGACGTAGGTGAGTCGGGGAGATCGACCGAGAGGAGCTCGGCAGTGGGGGACTACGAGCGAACGCGGTCGCCCCGACTCGTTCGTGGATCACGCCATGTGAGGGAGTCGAACCCTGCTCACTCCGTCGACAGCGGAGTCGCATCCCGGATGCGTTCACACGGCAGACGAAGACCCGCGCCGACTGGCATCGACGCGGGCCTCCATCGATCGAAATGGCGAGGTGGTCAGTCGCTCGAGCGCTCGATCAAGCGCTCTCGCTCAGCTCCGACTGCCACCACATCCAGCTCTTCCACGCCTCGGGCACGCCACGACCGAAGTCGAGACGCACGAACAGCATGGGGAGCTCCTTCGGACGGACCGGCGGATGACGGAGCGCCATGCCCGCCTGCTCGGGCGTGCGGCCACCCTTGCGCGTGTTGCAGCGCGCGCACGCGGTGACGATGTTCTCCCAGCTCGTGCGGCCGCCCTGCGATCGCGGCACGACGTGGTCGAACGTCAGCTCACGCGGGGGCGCATTCCGGCCACAGTACTGGCAGGCGAAACCGTCGCGCGCGAGCACGTTGGCGCGGCTGAACTTCACACCGCGCTTCGCGTGGCGGACGTGACGCACGAGGCGCACGACCGCGGGCATCTTCACGGTGATGCTCACCGAGCGGATGTCCTCGTCGTACTCCGAGAGCACCTCGACCTTGCCGTCGAAGAGCATCGTGATCGCCTTCTGCCAGGAGACGACGCGATGCGGTTGGTATGTGTGCGTCAAGACGAGCGTCTGCATGGGAACACCTCGGGGGATGTTGCGGACGGCAAGACTCGAACTTGCACTCGGCGATACCTGAACCCGCTGCCTCTGCCGTTTGGGCTACGTCCGCATGTCTTCTCTGGATTGTGTCTGGATTCGACCCTCCTAGCAGGAGGGATGCCCGGAGCAGGACTCGCACCTGCATCGCCCTCGATCGGGCCCCGGCGCCTCACACCGGTGTGTCTGCTGTTTCCACCATCCGGGCCGAGCTCGTCGCCGACGCGACGAGCACGCAACGCTCTCGGGAGGACTCGAACCTCCAACCTCCGGCTTCGCAGCCCGGCGCCCGCTCCATTCGGGCCTCGAGAGCAGAGAACGAAAGAGGGCCGGCGAGGGTTCGCCAGAGGGTGAGCAGCCCGGCGGCATCCGGCCCGGTGAGTGAGCGCGACGCGCGTAGCGGCCGGCGAGGAAACGCCGGAGGGTGTGAGACCCGGCTGCATCCGGCCCACGCGTGTCGCCGTGCGCGATGCTGATTCGAGTCGCATCGCACGATGCCCCAGGGAGGGATCGAACCTCCACCTTCCGCTCTTCACGCGGACGCTCGACCTTCGAGCTGCCAGGGCACTTCGATGGCGCCGAGCGGATGGTGGTCCGCTCGGCGCCCACGGCTTCGTCTTCGGTTGTCAACGAACCGCTCCGGACGGACCGGGGCGTCTCGACGCGCTGGAGCCGCGCGCCGATCTCGATCAATTTCGATTGAATCGCGAAACTATCGCGTTTGAACGCGACAGATCACGCGCCGATCATCGATGTGTTCTTCGCACCACGAAGGCGCGCGGCGCGGAGCCAGCGCCGCATCGCCGCGCTCGGGCGCGGATCGAACGGACGAGCTGGCAGGGCGCGCGAGCGCGGCCGGGGTGCGAGAGAACGCAAGCGCACGGGGGCTCTCCAGGAGGCTCGCGTCGCGCGCGAGCACGACGAGAGGCGGACGAACGAGGAAGATCCCGGTGGCGCGACGATCGGCGAGCGGTCGGGGACGAACGCGCGACGGAACGACGAAGGCCGCCGGGGGGAGATCCCAGGCGGCCTTCGCGGACACACGGAGTGCGCGAGAAGAACGCCTAGGTGTGGCCCTCCAGGCAACGAAGGCCCGACGAGCGCACGAAGAAGGGCGGGGCCGGCTTCGAGCTGCCGTGCCCGTTCTGCGGATATCCCGCCGCGCGATCGACCGCCGGCAGGAGCGTGCCCAGCGAATCGCCGGGGCACGGGAAGGAGACGCCCGTGGTGCCGAGCACGACGCGGTTCGCGCCGTGGCTCTCACGCCAGCTCTCGACCTCTTGCATCGCGATGCGTTCGATCGAGCCGACACCGACACACTCGTGCATCTGCACGAGCCCGCGAGCGAACGACACGCCCTGCAGGTCGCCCTGCAAGCGCGCGCTCGAGCGCGAGATGTTCCGGTGCCTCGTCATGATGCGGTCGGTTGTACGTGGGCCTTCGACGACTGTCAAACGAAAAAGTTTTGGCGCTCGAATTCTTTCTGTTCGTCGAGCACGGACGTTCAATCCGAACATCGCGACGCGCACGTGCGCGCTGCGCGTCGGGGGGTACGTTGCCCCCGTGACCTGGGTCCCTTCCGAGAGCGACACGCCGTTCGATCGGCTCGGTGGCGAGACGCGCGTCCGCGCGCTCGCCGAGGCCTTCTACGACGCGATGGATCGCGACGAGCCCGCGCTCGCGCGCCTGCACGAGCTCGACGCCGAGGGTCGCGTCGCGCGCGGACCGCGCGATCGCTTCGCGCTGTTCTTGATCGAGTGGCTCGGGGGCCCGCGCGCGTACTCGCCGACGCACGGGCACCCGCGCCTGCGCATGCGCCACGCGCGCGCGCCCGTCGACGTCGCGATGCGCGACGCGTGGCTGCGCTCGATGTCGCGCGCGATGGACGCGATCGGCGTGGACGTCGAGCTCCGCGCGTTCCTCGATCGACGGTTCGCCGAGGTCGCGGACTTCCTGCGCAACACGCCGGGCTGAGCTCACTCGCCGGTCCAGTCCTTCCCGCCGTTCGCGATGCGGATCGCGCGCCCCACGTGCTCGAAGAGCGCGGGGTCCATGCCGTTCCGCTGCGCGAGCGAGGGCTCGCTCTTCCACATGCGGCCGAGCGACTCGTGGATGCCGCGATCGCCGCCCGTGAACTCGCGCACGAGCGCCATCCATCGCGACGCGATCGACTGCATGCGCGGGTCAGCGGGATCGACGCCTTCGTCCATCGCCTGCTTCGCCTCGGCGATCAGCAGCGGCCACGCCTGCTCGACCTCGCGGATGCGCTCCTCGCCGACCTCGACGCGCCGCTGCTCGAGCTGCTTTCGCTGCTCTTCGTCGTAGTACTTCTCGATCATCACCGTCTCCTCGATGGTGCGGAGCAAGTCCTCCGCGGACACCTTCGATCCCGCCCTCAGCGCGAGCGCGACGCGCTCGAGGCGCACCACGAGCCGCTGCTGCTCGGCGATGAGCTCCTTCGCGCGCGCGAGGTGCCGCTCGATCGCGTCGAGCGGCGATGCATCGCGCCGCGCGAGGAGCGCGCGGATCTCGTCGAGGGACATGCCGACGGCGCGCAGCGAGAGGATCTGCTGGATCCGCATCAGCTCGCGCTCGCCGTAGACGCGATGTCCGGCGCGCGTGCGGCGCGCGGGACGCAGCAGACCGACCTTCTCGTACCAGTGCAGCGTGCGCACCGAGATCCCGGTCGCGCGCGCGAGATCGCCGACCTTCCAGAGCTTCGCGTCGTCCGCCATCGACTGCCTCGACGACGGACACTCTGCGTCCTGACGTCACGTCAGGTGCAAGGGCGTCGATGCGAATTCGTCGTCGCGGAGCTGCGCGCTCACCGCCTCGGGGTGCGTGACGTGGAGCACGTGGCCCGCGCCCGCGACGGTCACGATCTCGCACGCGGGGCGCACCTCGAGCGGGTCCTGATCGCCGTGCACGATCGTGACGGGCACGGCGATCGCCTCGAGGAGACGGCGCAGCTCGGCGCGGGCCTCGAGCGTCGAGGCGCCCGCGAGCGCGCGGGCGATGCGCGACGCGACCCCGGGGCGGCGCAGGTGCGCGTGCGCGCTCTCGACCGCGGGATGCACGTCGCCCGCGCCGAGGAAGCGTCGCTGCGCGCGCTCGAGGCTCATGCCGCGGAGAGCACGCGACGTGAGCGCCGCGCACCGCAGCATCGCCGGCGCACGCCGCTGCAGGAACGCGGGCGAGACGAGCACGAGACGCGAGACCCGCTGCGGCCGACGCGCCGCGAAGCGCAGCGCGAGCCCTGCGCCGAGCGAGTGGCCCACCAGCACGATCGGCCGCGCTCGATCCGCGAGCAGCGCGTCGAGCCACGCGACGTCGTCGACGCGCGCAGGCGACGATCGACCGAGGCCCGGCAGGTCGACGCGCGCGCTCGAGCCCGGCGTGAGATCCGCGACGTCGCGCCAGCTCTCGGCGTCCCACGGGAGGCCGTGCAGGAAGAGCGTCTGCGCGGTCTCCGGGCGTCCGACGACGAACGTGCGGCTGCCCGCGACATCGCGGATCGTCGCTGCGCCCGACGGCGCGCACGCGCCGAAGCGCGTCGACGTCAGGTACGTCGCCCATCGTCGCAGCGTCGTGTCGAGATCGGGCATCTCGATCCCGACCGCGCGCGCATGCTCCTCGGCCGAGCGCGTGTCGTAGTCGTCTTCGCTGAGGAACGTGAGCGTCTCGGGATCGACGCCGGTGAGCGAGCGCGGAAGCGCGCGCAGCAGCGCGGGCGCCAGCACGCGCGTCGGCGCGGCGACGCCGAGGTGGTCGCCGATTCGTCGCACGAGCTCGGGGAGCGGCGGCGTGCGCGCGTCGAGCACGCAGAGCTCTCGTCCGATCGTCTCGTCGCGCTCGGGCGCGGTCGCGAGCATCGCCGCGACGTGATCGACCGCGACCACCGGCACGTTGGTGCGTGCGCTCCCGGCGAGCGCAGGGAGCTCACCCGCGACCATCCGTCCGATCATCTCGCCGAGCCCGGTGACCTGGATCGTCTCGCCGGTGCGCGAGTCGCCGATGACCGTCGACGGGCTGACGATCGTCAGGGGGATCCCTTCGCGCGCCGCGAGCGCGCGCACCTCGAGCTGCGACTCGAGCTTCGACGCCTCGTACGCGCCGTGCTCGCGATAGAGCCGCGCGCGATCGTGCGACGAGAGCGGGATCTGCGCCTCGCAGAGCCACGCAGGCATGCGCGTGGCGCGATATCCACCGAGGTGCACGAGGCGCCGCAGCTGCGGGCGCGACGCGGCCCAGCGTGCGACCCGCAGCGTCCCCTCCACGTTCACCGCGCGCGCGCGCACCGGGTCCATGCCGAACTCGAACGCGGCGCCCAAGTGGTAGACGTCGCGCACGCCCTCGAGCGCGATGTCGAGCCCCAGCCCGTCGCGCGTCAGATCGCCGTCGACGCAGCGCAGCAGGCGCGCGTCCCCGCCGTGCGCGTCCACGAACGCGCGCAGCTCCTTCTCGCGCTCCCCCGCGCGGCGCACCAGCGCGACGACGCGCCTTCCTCGTCGCGTCAGCTCGGCGAGCAGCCAGCGCCCGATGAACCCACTCCCGCCGGTCACGAACGTGTCGAATGAATCGTCCATGCGCGCAGCGTGGGCTGGAGCGTGCATGAGCGCTGATTCATAGATCTCATACCAGCCATGAGCGAACCTGCAGAGCTCGGCGCTCTCAACCTGAACCTGCTGCCCATCCTCGCGGCGCTGCTCGAGGAGCGCAGCGTGAGCAAGGCCGCGCGCCGCGCGGGCGTCAGCCAGTCCGCGATGAGCCACTCGCTCGCGAAGCTGCGCGAGCTGCTCGGCGATCCACTGCTGGTCCCCGCCGGGCGCGTGATGACGACCACGCCGCACGGCGCGCGCCTCGCCGCGAAGCTGCCGGCGCTGCTCCGCGATCTGCGCGACGTGGTCACGCCGCCCGCCGCGTTCGATCCGCGCACCGCGGAGCGGACGTTCACGATCGCGACGTTCGACTACTTCGAGATCACGACGCTGCGGCGGATGCTCGTGCACCTCGCGCGCGAGGCGCCGCGCGTGAAGCTGGTCATCGAGCGCTTCGGCGCGGAGACGCCGGCACGGCTGCGCGCGGGGGAGATCGATCTCGCGCTCGGCTCGGCGTCGTCGTCGTTCCCGAGCGCCGGCGTCTCGCGATGCACCGTGCACCACGAGCCCTTCGACGTGATCGCGCGGCGGGAACATCCGCGCATCGGGCGCACGCTCTCGCTCGCGCGCTTCGTCGAGCTCGACCATCTGTTGATCAGCCTCGAGGGGCGCGCGGAGGGCGTCGTCGACCGCGCGCTTCGCGAGCACGGTCTCCGGCGCAACGTCGCGCTGCGCGTGCCGCACTTCTCGTCGGCGCCGCTCCTGGTCGCATCGACCGACCTCGTCTGCACCGTGGCGCGCAGCATCGCCG includes:
- a CDS encoding alpha/beta fold hydrolase, whose protein sequence is MDDSFDTFVTGGSGFIGRWLLAELTRRGRRVVALVRRAGEREKELRAFVDAHGGDARLLRCVDGDLTRDGLGLDIALEGVRDVYHLGAAFEFGMDPVRARAVNVEGTLRVARWAASRPQLRRLVHLGGYRATRMPAWLCEAQIPLSSHDRARLYREHGAYEASKLESQLEVRALAAREGIPLTIVSPSTVIGDSRTGETIQVTGLGEMIGRMVAGELPALAGSARTNVPVVAVDHVAAMLATAPERDETIGRELCVLDARTPPLPELVRRIGDHLGVAAPTRVLAPALLRALPRSLTGVDPETLTFLSEDDYDTRSAEEHARAVGIEMPDLDTTLRRWATYLTSTRFGACAPSGAATIRDVAGSRTFVVGRPETAQTLFLHGLPWDAESWRDVADLTPGSSARVDLPGLGRSSPARVDDVAWLDALLADRARPIVLVGHSLGAGLALRFAARRPQRVSRLVLVSPAFLQRRAPAMLRCAALTSRALRGMSLERAQRRFLGAGDVHPAVESAHAHLRRPGVASRIARALAGASTLEARAELRRLLEAIAVPVTIVHGDQDPLEVRPACEIVTVAGAGHVLHVTHPEAVSAQLRDDEFASTPLHLT
- a CDS encoding LysR family transcriptional regulator yields the protein MSEPAELGALNLNLLPILAALLEERSVSKAARRAGVSQSAMSHSLAKLRELLGDPLLVPAGRVMTTTPHGARLAAKLPALLRDLRDVVTPPAAFDPRTAERTFTIATFDYFEITTLRRMLVHLAREAPRVKLVIERFGAETPARLRAGEIDLALGSASSSFPSAGVSRCTVHHEPFDVIARREHPRIGRTLSLARFVELDHLLISLEGRAEGVVDRALREHGLRRNVALRVPHFSSAPLLVASTDLVCTVARSIAEHAREAFDVRVVRPPIELPPVEIVAYWPRLHDDDGASVWLRSLFTERALLQTKKPG